One window from the genome of Cryptomeria japonica chromosome 6, Sugi_1.0, whole genome shotgun sequence encodes:
- the LOC131876594 gene encoding uncharacterized protein LOC131876594, whose protein sequence is MIVWAIWKERNKRIFKELAKTVELVINDIKASIEEVIYGRSRNVSKFKFNDWDMEMERNWSLKNALFHYPKNRINRKEVRWEKPQNNWVKLNFDGACRGNPGQAGFGAVIRNKEGNVVSGTYGYIGHATNNEAKIRALEVGLLLCKEIGLTNIQVEGDSQIIINGVTNDKLLNWKLSKWLLHIHSLLQAIKPYEITHILREGNKVADLLANLGVNSQVVEVTVIPMALSPEVTDLCRKDLWIRKTEGVG, encoded by the coding sequence ATGATTGTTTGGgctatttggaaagaaaggaacaagagGATATTCAAAGAATTGGCCAAAACAGTGGAACTAGTCATAAATGACATTAAAGCGAGCATAGAAGAAGTCATCTATGGTAGGTCACGAAATGTCAGTAAATTCAAATTCAATGATTGGGatatggaaatggaaaggaattggtcCTTAAAAAATGCTCTATTCCATTATCCCAAAAATAGAATCAACAGGAAAGAGGTCAGATGGGAGAAGCCTCAGAACAATTGGgtcaagctcaattttgatggggcatgtAGAGGCAATCCGGGGCAGGCAGGATTTGGAGCAGTCATTCGAAACAAGGAGGGGAATGTGGTGTCTGGCACGTATGGATATATTGGCCATGCCACAAACAATGAGGCAAAAATAAGAGCTCTAGAGGTCGGGCTATTACTCTGCAAGGAGATAGGTCTAACCAATATTCAGGTTGAAGGAGACTCACAGATAATCATAAATGGGGTGACCAATGACAAATTGCTTAATTGGAAATTATCAAAGTGGTTGCTGCACATTCATTCCTTACTTCAGGCAATCAAACCATACGAAATAACACATATACTTAGGGAGGGAAACAAAGTAGCCGACCTATTGGCAAATCTAGGGGTCAATTCACAGGTTGTGGAAGTGACAGTCATTCCCATGGCTCTCAGTCCAGAAGTTACGGACCTGTGTAGGAAGGACCTATGGATAAGGAAAACCGAGGGAGTGGGATGA